ACCTATGCGATGTGGTTCACCATTGTTATCAGCCTCGTCTGTCCAGTGGGTATCAATTTTGTAGCCCATTTTACGCAGCTCCATGATGCGGCCTCCGGGATGTAAAATTCCATACTCATGCCGAGCCTGGAGGGTGGACAATCTTGGACATTCTTCAAAATGCTTCAAAATTCTTGCCTGTTGAGAACGGATTGCATTACTATAAAGCCGCTTAGATTTAAGATTGCCCAGCTTGCTGTCTGGGCTATTTATTTTAGTCATAGCATTAAGCACCCTGTCCTTGATTTTCTACCCACTGAAAAAAGGCTACTTCATCAATTAGGACGCGTTTGCCGACTTTTTTTATTACTTTGTCGAAGCCGTTCTTATCTTTGTTGAAAATAAGATTGCGCAAGCCACCAATGCGCGGCCATTCATGATGATTATTCCAATTTGGAACAGGGATGTATCGCTTGTGTAATACTTCGAATTGTTGAGACATGTTGTCTACTCCTTATGAAAACATGACGAAGTTGCCATGTATAGGAGCAGTTTTTCATAGTGATTTCATCGCCGGTGTCATTTTATGACGCTAATGACATTTGCGATGACAATTTTTTTGAGTTATCTGCGTTGCTGTTTATTATGAAGTAGCCAATCGGTTACTTATTTTTTATAAGTTGGATTGTTAG
The sequence above is drawn from the Legionella antarctica genome and encodes:
- a CDS encoding helix-turn-helix domain-containing protein, which produces MTKINSPDSKLGNLKSKRLYSNAIRSQQARILKHFEECPRLSTLQARHEYGILHPGGRIMELRKMGYKIDTHWTDEADNNGEPHRIGLYVYQGKVRGHHGNQ